The genomic interval CGGGCGCAAATCGAGCTGGCGCTAAAGAAAATCCCGCGTATCAGTCATGTTTCAGCACACATGGGCTGTTCCAATATTAGTCCGCAGGTGAAAGAACTAACCCGTAAACTTGCCCGGGAATACAAAATTGATATCGATCCGGCTTCGCTTGGCGTAACATCTATCAGTTATGCAGGACCGCAGCTCACCCGTGCGGAAAAGGAAAGCAGTTTTATTAATATGCTGGGCCAGCTGAAAGCCGGAGAAACGTATTTATTCGTAGAGCATCCTGGATTTGACGATGCTGAATTGCGTGCTGTCCATCATATAGGTTACGAAAATGTTGCCGATGACCGCCAGGGAGTTACTGATATGTGGACGAGTGAAAAGGTAAAAGCAGAGATCAAAAAAAGAAACATACAAATTATCAGTTACAAAGACCTGCTGAAATAGAGTGTGTTATTTTTTCCAAATACACCATATATGAACAAAATACTGATCACTGGCGCTACAGGGCATATCGGGAACAGGGTGGCTCATCTGTTAAAACAAGATACCAGCATTCGGCTCATGACCCGAACGCCTGAAAAACTATCGGGGTTCGGACAGGCAGAAAAAATTCAAGCTGAATATGGGGACAAAGCTAGTTTGACAGCGGCTTTCAAAGATATTGATACTGCTTTCATTGTTTCTGGCTATGCCGCCCCTGGTCAACGGGCATTGTTGCATAAAAATGCCATAGATAGTGCCCAACAGGCAGGCGTAAGTCATATCGTGTATCTTTCTTTTCAAGGCGCTTCTGCCCAGAGTAAATTTCCTATGTCCAGAGATCATTTTCAGACCGAGGAATTCATCAGGCAAAGCGGTTTAGCCTGTACCATTCTGAGAGATAGCTTTTATATGGATCTGATCCCTGAAATGTTTGGAGAAAACCGGCTGATGCGTGGACCGGGAGGCGATGGAAAAGTTGCCTGGGTAGCCAGAGAAGACGTGGCCAGAACTATAGCCGCTGTACTCAGTAATCCTTCTGCTTACCCAGGTACTTTTAATCTTACTGGCCGGGAAGCACTATCACTTACCGAAACAGCAGGGCGCTTATCCAAATTAACTGGAAAAAAATACACCTATCAGCAGGAGTCAGTAGAGGAGGGTATGCTATGGCGTAATCAACTCGGTGCCCCTGCCTGGGAAGTAGATACCTGGATTGGCTCATATGTAGCGATAGCTGCCGGAGAAGTAGCTTCAGTAAGCAAGGCAGTGTATGAAATTACACATCAACACCCTTTTACTCTGGAAGAATACGTTAGCCAACATCCGGAGATTTTTCACCCATAGAAGAGAGATTTATAAATTCTAAGCTAAGGAACACTTCCTTTATAAAAAGACAGTTCCGGACTACAAATAAAAGGCAAGTGATTCATTAAATCACTTGCCTTGAATGAAGTCAATGTATAATGCTAT from Rhodocytophaga rosea carries:
- a CDS encoding SDR family oxidoreductase, producing the protein MNKILITGATGHIGNRVAHLLKQDTSIRLMTRTPEKLSGFGQAEKIQAEYGDKASLTAAFKDIDTAFIVSGYAAPGQRALLHKNAIDSAQQAGVSHIVYLSFQGASAQSKFPMSRDHFQTEEFIRQSGLACTILRDSFYMDLIPEMFGENRLMRGPGGDGKVAWVAREDVARTIAAVLSNPSAYPGTFNLTGREALSLTETAGRLSKLTGKKYTYQQESVEEGMLWRNQLGAPAWEVDTWIGSYVAIAAGEVASVSKAVYEITHQHPFTLEEYVSQHPEIFHP